GGTAGCTCTGGGCCTGGTCGAGGTTGCGGGCGTCGATGCAGGACCAGGCGGCGATGGTGGTGTACTCGGCGGCCAGTGCGTACAGGGCTCGGCGGACGCGTTCGCCGGCGTTGCGCTGCTGTAGTTCCAGCACCCTGGTGCGGCCCTGGGCGGCGGCCTTCTCCAGTGCCGTGTGTCCGCCCTGGCGGTCGTCCGCTTCGACAAGGGCGTTCATCCCGGCAGCGACCCGGGCCACGTCCGACATGCCGACGGTCCGGCGTTGGGCCACCAAGGGAACGGCGGCAGCTGCGCTTCCGGTCGCTGAGGTGAGGAAAGTGCGACGCCGCACGGGGTCCTCCTGCGGGTGTTGCATGGTGCGTGGTGCGCTGAACCCTAAGTCCTCGACGGGACAACCGAACACCCGCTCCAGGGCTGCACACGTGCGTCCGATGGGGCGGCGGGAGGTCCCATTGAGGAGGTTGCGGACTGTGCGGTCGGAGACGTCACCGGGCCTGCCGGTGATCTCTGCCAGCGCAGCGTTCATCCGACCAGCCAATTCTTCCTGGGTGAGCCCGAGTTCCTCCATCCGGCTCTTGAGGATGGCGTTCGCTCCCATGGACCGACCGTAGCCCTGTGGTTACCGGCCGAACCAGCCCCGAGGTCACCAGAGCGTAAAGTCTTCCGGTTCGCGTAGGTGCTGCGGGGCGCGACTTTTCCTGTTCGCCGTCGGCCAAGGGCCGTTGACTCGGTACCAGCCGTTGAGCGGGCGAGATTCCCCTTCCTGCCTCTCGATGGCGTGCAGGAAAGCCCGCTCCTGCGGACCCTTCGCGGGGCGGGCGTCCCAGCCTCGGAGGGATGACCCCTTGACCACGACCGCCGCCAAACCAACAGCGACCGGTGTCCCGGGCTACACCGAGACGATGCCGTGCGAGCCGGAGTCCGCGCGCCGCGCACGTCTGCTTGTCTCCGCGGCTCTGGACACTTGGGGCATAGGCGAGTTGGCCGAGGCGGGCACTCTGATTGTTTCGGAGCTGATCAGCAATGCCGTCAGCCACACGCCCTGTCGCGTGGTCCGTGTGGTGATTCGGCGCGAGACGGCCGAAGTGATTCGGGTCGGCGTTGCCGACAAATGCCGAGACACCCCGGAACTGGGCTGTCCTGAAGGTGACTCCGAGGGCGGCCGTGGTCTGATCCTGGTCGAGTCGCTGAGCTGGCGGTGGGGCTACGACCTGCATCGTTGGGGCAAGCTCGTCTGGGCAGAGCTGCGGGTGCCGGCCGCATGCTGATCTCGCGTATCTCCTTACGACTCCTGCCCTCGGAGGAACTGGTCGGTGACCCGTTCCCGGACGCGTGCGTGCAGCTTGTCTTCGGCCCGACGCGTCCGTCTGACGAGGTCGGCGCGGTTGCTGTCCCAGAGTCGGTCCGAATTACTCCCGCCGACCTTGTGCGGCTGCGAGTCGAGTCGGGACTGGCTCTCGGCGAGATCCGCGCGGAGATGCAGCGTGCCGAGATCGCGTGGCGGCAGCAGCTCAGCCGCTGGTACGACGACGGCCGACTGGCAGTCGAGGCCCGCGCACCGGACATCAGCCTCCTTCAACGGGTCCTGGACGGGCTGCGGAATCCCGGTCCGGTTTCGACGTAGGGCCCGATGCCTCTTCTTCCCGGTGCCCCTGAGACTCCCGCACAAGCAGGATCGTGTTCCTCGATGCCGTGCGGGTGAGCAAGTCAGGCGAAGGACAGAACTTCTGACAGGAAGGAAGACCGTGTTCAACCACATGGATCGATTCCCCACGGGCAGCCCGCTGCCGCAGGGGCATCTGACGGCGGCCCCGTGGGGTCTCCGTCGCATCGCCCCGTACCCGCCCGTCGACGGCCCCGTCTACGCGACGGTGACGCTGGATCCGGAGACGCAGACCGCCCGGTACTTCCACACTTCCGGGGTGCCCACCATGTCCCCGGGCCACGGCACATCCTCCGGTACGAATCCCGCGACCGGCACCACGGGCCAGGGCGACCGCAACAGCGACTCCCCGGACAGCGACACGGGGAACGACACCGACCAGTGACTCCAGTGACGAGCGACGATCGTCCGGTCCTGGTGGTCACCAACCTCGACGACCCGACTGCGGACTTCGTGATCGCCGAGCTGCACGACCGGGGGGTCCCGGTCGTGCGGTTCGACTCCGGTGACTTCCCCGCCACTCTGTCGTGTTCGGCCGCCATCGGCGGCACTGACAGGTGGCGGGGAAGCGTGCAGACCCCGAGCCGACGCGCCGACCTGGGCGCGGTGCGTTCCTTGTACTACCGGCGCCCCTCCGGGTTTGCCTTCCCTCACCTCGACAAGCAGGATGAGCGATTCGCCGTGGCCCAAGCGCGCTACGGGCTCGGCGGCATCCTGACCTCTCTGCCTGGCTGCCTTTACGTCAACCACCCCAATCGCATCGGCGACGCCGAGTACAAGCCAGCCGGGCTCGCGGCAGCGGCAGCGGCCGGCTTCACGCTTACGCCGACGTTGATCACCAACGTTCCCGACGACGCACGGGCCTTCATCAGGGCGCACGGCCCTGTCATCTTCAAGCCGATCTCGGTTCCGCTCTACCTGGTCGACGGCAAGGCCCAGACCGTCCCCGTGACCGAGGTGACCGCCGACGAGATCGACGACTC
This region of Streptomyces caelestis genomic DNA includes:
- a CDS encoding ATP-binding protein, whose protein sequence is MTTTAAKPTATGVPGYTETMPCEPESARRARLLVSAALDTWGIGELAEAGTLIVSELISNAVSHTPCRVVRVVIRRETAEVIRVGVADKCRDTPELGCPEGDSEGGRGLILVESLSWRWGYDLHRWGKLVWAELRVPAAC
- the tgmA gene encoding putative ATP-grasp-modified RiPP, producing MFNHMDRFPTGSPLPQGHLTAAPWGLRRIAPYPPVDGPVYATVTLDPETQTARYFHTSGVPTMSPGHGTSSGTNPATGTTGQGDRNSDSPDSDTGNDTDQ
- the tgmB gene encoding ATP-grasp ribosomal peptide maturase yields the protein MTSDDRPVLVVTNLDDPTADFVIAELHDRGVPVVRFDSGDFPATLSCSAAIGGTDRWRGSVQTPSRRADLGAVRSLYYRRPSGFAFPHLDKQDERFAVAQARYGLGGILTSLPGCLYVNHPNRIGDAEYKPAGLAAAAAAGFTLTPTLITNVPDDARAFIRAHGPVIFKPISVPLYLVDGKAQTVPVTEVTADEIDDSVSGTMHLFQKRVDKVADIRVTVIGEQIFAVRIDSGLLDWRTDYGTHTYTPLATPPAVERSMRAYLKHFGLVFGAFDFALTDCGEWIFIECNPSGQWAWMEPPTGLPMTAALADLLEGGLRGQ